A window of the Streptomyces sp. NBC_00250 genome harbors these coding sequences:
- a CDS encoding sensor histidine kinase: MTLPRPHRFDLLIALAGFATGLLLWSFGLYTTGDRVLDQRWAPLIPLAVMAATEAVRRTMPRTALNVGTLAIVADQFTNGNLATVLMFTDVVYASVVYGPPTSARRVPYTTGLISVAMTVGFLVWWQNAIALLIGVISAMISFMPAMTGAVVRNHREVAEAARLRAEQTALLAEMDRAQAVVAERARMARELHDMVANHLSAIAIHSTAALSIDEAATTRQALTVIRENSVAGLSEMRRLIGLLRDSSGDTEPAAAPTLAGLDALVEQARTNARPSGLVLVLEDTRDTAAGLPAPVELAAYRIVQESLTNALKHAAPGEVRVVLGRERRALTVEVTSPSGERPGPTAPGSGAGLVGMRERVDLLGGEFEAGPTTDREGRKQWRVRAELPMDASDEERA, encoded by the coding sequence GTGACACTCCCCCGCCCGCACCGCTTCGATCTGCTCATCGCCCTCGCCGGGTTCGCCACCGGGCTGCTCCTGTGGTCCTTCGGTCTCTACACGACCGGCGACCGCGTCCTCGACCAGCGGTGGGCGCCGCTGATCCCGCTCGCGGTGATGGCGGCGACGGAGGCGGTACGCCGGACGATGCCGCGGACGGCTCTGAACGTCGGCACTCTCGCGATCGTCGCCGACCAGTTCACCAACGGGAACCTGGCCACGGTCCTGATGTTCACGGACGTGGTCTACGCGTCCGTGGTGTACGGCCCTCCCACCTCGGCCCGACGCGTCCCGTACACCACGGGGCTGATCTCGGTCGCGATGACGGTCGGCTTCCTCGTCTGGTGGCAGAACGCGATCGCCCTGCTCATCGGGGTGATCAGCGCGATGATCTCCTTCATGCCCGCCATGACCGGTGCCGTCGTGCGCAACCACCGGGAGGTCGCGGAGGCCGCCCGCCTCCGGGCCGAACAGACGGCGTTGCTCGCCGAGATGGACCGGGCGCAGGCCGTGGTGGCCGAGCGGGCCCGGATGGCGCGCGAGCTGCACGACATGGTCGCGAACCACCTCTCGGCGATCGCGATCCACTCCACGGCGGCGCTCTCGATCGACGAAGCGGCCACCACCCGGCAGGCGCTGACCGTCATCCGGGAGAACAGCGTGGCGGGCCTGTCGGAGATGCGACGGCTCATCGGACTCCTGCGGGACAGCAGCGGGGACACGGAGCCGGCCGCCGCGCCCACCCTCGCGGGTCTGGACGCCCTGGTCGAACAGGCACGGACGAACGCCCGGCCGAGCGGTCTCGTCCTCGTCCTGGAGGACACCCGGGACACGGCGGCGGGTCTTCCGGCGCCGGTGGAACTGGCCGCGTACCGGATCGTGCAGGAGTCCCTGACGAACGCGCTCAAGCACGCGGCACCCGGCGAGGTCAGGGTGGTGCTCGGCCGCGAACGCAGAGCCCTTACGGTCGAGGTGACGAGTCCGTCGGGGGAACGCCCCGGGCCGACCGCGCCCGGTTCGGGGGCGGGCCTGGTGGGGATGCGGGAGCGGGTGGACCTGCTCGGCGGCGAGTTCGAGGCGGGTCCGACGACGGACCGCGAAGGCCGGAAACAGTGGCGGGTCAGGGCGGAACTGCCCATGGACGCGAGTGACGAGGAGCGGGCATGA
- a CDS encoding response regulator, whose protein sequence is MTVRVVVAEDQSAVRAGLVLILGSAPDIEVVGEAADGERAVELARELRPDLVLMDVQMPRMDGVTATGIVVSEGLADVLVLTTFDIDAYVFGALRAGASGFLLKNADARELIEAVRTVARGEGLIAPAVTRRLIAEFASTGRPVRATAGTDPAVLDALTPREREVLSTLGEGLSNAEIAVRLDMAEATVKTHVSKVLGKLALRSRVQAAVLAQELGV, encoded by the coding sequence ATGACAGTGCGGGTGGTGGTCGCCGAGGACCAGTCCGCGGTACGGGCGGGGCTTGTCCTCATCCTGGGCAGCGCACCGGACATCGAGGTGGTCGGGGAGGCGGCGGACGGCGAGCGGGCGGTGGAGCTGGCCCGCGAACTGCGGCCGGATCTGGTCCTGATGGATGTGCAGATGCCCCGGATGGACGGGGTGACGGCGACCGGGATCGTCGTGTCGGAGGGTCTCGCCGATGTGCTGGTCCTGACGACCTTCGACATCGACGCGTACGTCTTCGGGGCGCTGCGGGCGGGGGCGTCGGGTTTCCTGCTGAAGAACGCGGACGCGCGGGAACTGATCGAGGCGGTACGGACGGTGGCGCGCGGCGAGGGTCTGATCGCCCCGGCGGTGACCCGGCGGCTGATCGCGGAGTTCGCGTCGACGGGCCGTCCGGTGCGGGCGACGGCGGGGACGGACCCGGCCGTGCTCGACGCGCTGACGCCCCGGGAGCGGGAGGTGCTGTCGACGCTCGGCGAGGGTCTGTCGAACGCGGAGATCGCCGTCCGGCTGGACATGGCGGAGGCGACGGTGAAGACCCACGTCAGCAAGGTGCTGGGGAAGCTGGCGCTGCGGAGCAGGGTTCAAGCGGCCGTGCTAGCACAGGAGTTGGGCGTCTAG
- a CDS encoding glycosyl hydrolase family 18 protein, translating into MSTQAPTRRTGFRHRAAAGLTALILPLAAMVGLATPAEAATSATATYTKTQDWGTGFGASWTVKNTGTTTINSWTVEWDYPAGTSVTSAWDATVTSSGTHWTAKNVGWNGTLAPGASVSFGYNGAGPGAPSGCKINGAACDGTSQPGDNAPSAPGTPVASAITDTSVKLTWTAATDDKGIKNYDVKRDGATVATVTGLTYTDTGLTAGTDYGYTVVARDTIDQTGPDSGSVPVHTTGGGGGQPLPNAVKMGYFTNWGVYGRNYHVKNIVTSGSASKITHINYAFGNVQGGKCTIGDAYADYDKAYTADQSVDGVADTWDQPLRGNFNQLRKLKKAYPNIKILWSFGGWTWSGGFGQAVQNPAAFAQSCYDLIEDPRWADVFDGIDLDWEYPNACGLSCDTSGAASFKNMMQAMRAKFGANYLVTAAVTADASSGGKIDAADYAGAAQYMNWFNVMTYDFFGAWAAQGPTAPHSPLTSYAGIPQAGFNSAEAIAKFKAKGVPANKLLLGIGFYGRGWTGVTQAAPGGTATGPAPGTYEQGIEDYKVLKTSCPATGTVAGTAYAKCGSNWWSYDTPATVTSKMSWAKNQGLGGAFFWEFSGDTGNGELVGAINTGLN; encoded by the coding sequence TTGAGCACTCAAGCACCGACGCGCAGAACAGGGTTCAGACACCGGGCCGCCGCCGGTCTCACCGCCCTGATCCTGCCCCTCGCCGCCATGGTCGGCCTCGCCACCCCCGCCGAAGCGGCCACCTCGGCCACGGCCACGTACACCAAGACGCAGGACTGGGGCACCGGATTCGGCGCCAGCTGGACCGTCAAGAACACCGGCACCACCACCATCAACTCCTGGACCGTCGAGTGGGACTACCCCGCCGGCACCTCCGTGACCTCCGCCTGGGACGCCACCGTCACCAGCTCCGGCACCCACTGGACCGCCAAGAACGTCGGCTGGAACGGGACCCTCGCCCCCGGCGCCTCCGTCTCCTTCGGCTACAACGGCGCGGGCCCCGGCGCCCCCAGCGGCTGCAAGATCAACGGCGCCGCCTGTGACGGCACCAGCCAGCCCGGCGACAACGCCCCCTCCGCCCCCGGCACCCCCGTCGCCTCCGCCATCACCGACACCTCCGTGAAGCTCACCTGGACCGCGGCCACCGACGACAAGGGCATCAAGAACTACGACGTCAAGCGCGACGGCGCCACCGTCGCCACGGTCACCGGCCTCACCTACACCGACACGGGCCTCACCGCCGGCACCGACTACGGCTACACGGTCGTCGCCCGCGACACCATCGACCAGACCGGCCCCGACTCCGGGTCGGTCCCCGTCCACACCACCGGTGGCGGCGGCGGCCAGCCGCTCCCCAACGCGGTGAAGATGGGCTACTTCACCAACTGGGGCGTCTACGGACGCAACTACCACGTGAAGAACATCGTGACCTCGGGCTCCGCGTCCAAGATCACCCACATCAACTACGCCTTCGGCAACGTCCAGGGCGGCAAGTGCACCATCGGTGACGCCTACGCCGACTACGACAAGGCCTACACCGCCGACCAGTCCGTCGACGGCGTCGCCGACACCTGGGACCAGCCGCTGCGCGGCAACTTCAACCAGCTGCGCAAGCTGAAGAAGGCCTACCCGAACATCAAGATCCTGTGGTCCTTCGGCGGCTGGACCTGGTCCGGCGGCTTCGGCCAGGCCGTGCAGAACCCGGCGGCCTTCGCGCAGTCCTGCTACGACCTGATCGAGGACCCGCGCTGGGCCGACGTCTTCGACGGCATCGACCTGGACTGGGAGTACCCCAACGCCTGCGGTCTCTCCTGTGACACCAGCGGCGCCGCGTCCTTCAAGAACATGATGCAGGCCATGCGCGCCAAGTTCGGTGCCAACTACCTGGTCACCGCGGCCGTCACGGCCGACGCCTCCAGCGGCGGCAAGATCGACGCCGCCGACTACGCCGGCGCCGCACAGTACATGAACTGGTTCAACGTCATGACGTACGACTTCTTCGGCGCCTGGGCGGCGCAGGGCCCGACGGCCCCGCACTCCCCGCTCACCTCGTACGCCGGCATCCCGCAGGCCGGCTTCAACTCCGCCGAGGCCATCGCCAAGTTCAAGGCGAAGGGCGTCCCCGCCAACAAGCTGCTCCTCGGCATCGGCTTCTACGGACGCGGCTGGACCGGCGTCACCCAGGCCGCCCCCGGCGGCACGGCGACCGGCCCGGCTCCCGGCACCTACGAGCAGGGCATCGAGGACTACAAGGTCCTCAAGACCTCCTGCCCGGCCACCGGCACCGTCGCGGGCACGGCGTACGCCAAGTGCGGCAGCAACTGGTGGAGCTACGACACCCCCGCCACGGTCACGTCCAAGATGAGCTGGGCGAAGAACCAGGGCCTGGGCGGCGCGTTCTTCTGGGAGTTCAGCGGTGACACCGGCAACGGCGAGCTCGTCGGCGCCATCAACACCGGTCTGAACTAG
- a CDS encoding DUF2550 domain-containing protein encodes MFLALLVCGLVVALVVIGLFVFGLRRRLIQRAGGTFDCSLHWNVPDEPDPSGKGWVYGVARYSGDEIAWFRVFSYAPRPRRTLERSSIVALERRMPEGEEELALLSEMVIQPCMYEGVRLELAMSEDARTGFMAWLEAAPPGQRVNVA; translated from the coding sequence ATGTTCCTCGCTCTGCTCGTGTGCGGCCTGGTCGTCGCACTGGTGGTGATCGGGCTCTTCGTCTTCGGCTTGCGCCGGAGGCTGATCCAGCGCGCCGGCGGCACCTTCGACTGCTCGCTGCACTGGAACGTCCCGGACGAGCCGGATCCGAGCGGCAAGGGCTGGGTGTACGGCGTCGCCCGTTACAGCGGTGACGAGATCGCCTGGTTCCGGGTCTTCTCGTACGCGCCCCGCCCGCGCCGGACCCTGGAGCGCTCGTCCATCGTGGCCCTGGAGCGCCGGATGCCGGAGGGCGAGGAGGAGCTCGCACTGCTCTCCGAGATGGTGATCCAGCCCTGTATGTACGAGGGCGTCCGTCTGGAGCTCGCGATGAGCGAGGACGCCCGGACGGGTTTCATGGCCTGGCTGGAGGCGGCGCCTCCCGGCCAGAGGGTCAATGTGGCCTGA
- a CDS encoding F0F1 ATP synthase subunit epsilon, with amino-acid sequence MAAELHVELVAADRSVWSGEATLVIARTTSGDIGVMPGHQPLLGVLESGPVTIRTSEGATVVAAVHGGFISFADDKLSLLAEICELADEIDAQRAERALERAKSDSDAAAERRADVRLRAVAVR; translated from the coding sequence TTGGCTGCTGAGCTGCACGTCGAGCTGGTCGCCGCGGACCGGAGTGTCTGGTCCGGCGAGGCCACCCTGGTCATCGCGCGTACCACCTCCGGCGACATCGGCGTCATGCCCGGCCACCAGCCGCTGCTCGGTGTGCTGGAGTCGGGCCCGGTGACCATCCGTACCAGTGAGGGCGCGACTGTCGTCGCCGCCGTCCACGGTGGATTCATCTCGTTCGCCGACGACAAGCTGTCTCTGCTCGCGGAGATCTGCGAGCTGGCGGACGAGATCGACGCCCAGCGCGCCGAGCGCGCGCTGGAGCGTGCGAAGTCGGATTCCGACGCGGCCGCCGAGCGGCGCGCCGATGTCCGGCTGCGCGCGGTAGCGGTCCGCTGA
- the atpD gene encoding F0F1 ATP synthase subunit beta encodes MTTTVETAAATGRVARVIGPVVDVEFPVDAMPAIYNALHVEVMDPTEEGATKTLTLEVAQHLGDGVVRAISMQPTDGLVRQAPVTDTGTGITVPVGDVTKGRVFNTLGQVLNADESTVADAPRWTIHRKAPDFDQLESKTEMFETGLKVVDLLTPYVKGGKIGLFGGAGVGKTVLIQEMIVRVAKLHDGVSVFAGVGERTREGNDLMVEMEEAGVLDKTALVFGQMDEPPGTRLRVALAGLTMAEYFRDVQKQDVLFFIDNIFRFTQAGSEVSTLLGRMPSAVGYQPNLADEMGLLQERITSTRGHSITSMQAIYVPADDLTDPAPATTFAHLDATTVLSRPISEKGIYPAVDPLDSTSRILDPRYIAQDHYDAATRVKGILQKYKDLQDIIAILGIDELSEEDKLVVHRARRVERFLSQNTHAAKQFTGVDGSDVPLDESIAAFNAICDGEYDHFPEQAFFMCGGLEDLKANAKELGVS; translated from the coding sequence ATGACGACCACTGTTGAGACGGCCGCCGCCACGGGCCGCGTCGCCCGGGTCATCGGCCCGGTCGTCGACGTGGAGTTCCCCGTCGACGCGATGCCGGCGATCTACAACGCGCTGCACGTCGAGGTCATGGACCCGACCGAGGAGGGCGCGACCAAGACGCTGACCCTCGAGGTCGCCCAGCACCTCGGTGACGGCGTCGTCCGCGCCATCTCCATGCAGCCCACCGACGGTCTGGTCCGCCAGGCCCCGGTGACCGACACGGGTACGGGCATCACCGTCCCGGTCGGCGACGTCACCAAGGGCCGCGTGTTCAACACGCTCGGTCAGGTGCTGAACGCCGACGAGTCCACCGTGGCCGACGCGCCGCGCTGGACGATCCACCGCAAGGCCCCGGACTTCGACCAGCTCGAGTCCAAGACCGAGATGTTCGAGACCGGCCTCAAGGTCGTCGACCTTCTCACCCCGTACGTCAAGGGTGGAAAGATCGGTCTGTTCGGTGGTGCCGGTGTCGGCAAGACCGTTCTGATCCAGGAAATGATCGTCCGTGTGGCCAAGCTGCACGACGGTGTGTCGGTCTTCGCGGGCGTCGGTGAGCGCACCCGTGAGGGCAACGACCTCATGGTGGAGATGGAGGAGGCCGGCGTTCTGGACAAGACCGCGCTGGTCTTCGGCCAGATGGACGAGCCCCCGGGCACCCGTCTCCGCGTGGCCCTCGCCGGTCTGACCATGGCGGAGTACTTCCGCGATGTGCAGAAGCAGGACGTGCTGTTCTTCATCGACAACATCTTCCGCTTCACCCAGGCCGGTTCCGAGGTGTCGACCCTGCTCGGCCGTATGCCCTCCGCGGTGGGTTACCAGCCGAACCTGGCCGACGAGATGGGTCTCCTCCAGGAGCGCATCACCTCGACCCGTGGTCACTCGATCACCTCGATGCAGGCGATCTACGTCCCCGCGGACGACCTGACCGACCCGGCTCCGGCCACCACCTTCGCCCACCTCGACGCGACGACGGTTCTCTCCCGTCCGATCTCCGAGAAGGGCATCTACCCGGCCGTGGACCCGCTGGACTCCACGTCCCGGATCCTGGACCCGCGCTACATCGCGCAGGACCACTACGACGCCGCCACGCGCGTCAAGGGAATCCTGCAGAAGTACAAGGACCTCCAGGACATCATCGCGATCCTCGGTATCGACGAGCTGAGCGAGGAGGACAAGCTCGTTGTCCACCGCGCCCGCCGTGTCGAGCGCTTCCTGTCCCAGAACACCCACGCGGCGAAGCAGTTCACCGGTGTGGACGGTTCGGACGTTCCGCTCGACGAGTCGATCGCCGCGTTCAACGCGATCTGCGACGGTGAGTACGACCACTTCCCCGAGCAGGCGTTCTTCATGTGTGGTGGCCTTGAGGACCTCAAGGCCAACGCCAAGGAGCTCGGCGTCTCCTGA
- a CDS encoding F0F1 ATP synthase subunit gamma yields the protein MGAQLRVYKRRIKSVTATKKITKAMEMIAASRVVKAQRKVQASTPYATELTRAVTAVATGANDKHPLTTEAENPIRAAVLLLSSDRGLAGAFNSNAIKAAEKLTAKLEGEGREVTIYVVGRRGIAHYNFRERKLAGSWTGFTDQPSYGDAKTIAAPLIEAIEQDTAEGGVDELHIVYTEFVSMMTQTAVEARLLPLSLDEVAKEAGDSDTLRPLYDFEPSAEDVLDALLPRYVESRIYNALLQSAASKHAATRRAMKSATDNAGDLINNLSRLANAARQAEITQEISEIVGGTAALADATAGSDK from the coding sequence ATGGGAGCGCAGCTCCGGGTCTACAAGCGTCGCATCAAATCCGTCACCGCGACGAAGAAGATCACCAAGGCGATGGAGATGATCGCCGCCTCGCGTGTCGTCAAGGCGCAGCGCAAGGTGCAGGCGTCGACTCCGTACGCGACCGAGCTGACGCGCGCGGTCACGGCGGTGGCCACGGGTGCGAACGACAAGCACCCGCTGACCACCGAGGCGGAGAACCCGATCCGCGCCGCGGTCCTGCTCCTTTCGAGCGACCGCGGTCTGGCCGGTGCCTTCAACTCCAACGCCATCAAGGCGGCGGAGAAGCTGACGGCGAAGCTGGAGGGCGAGGGTCGCGAGGTCACCATCTACGTGGTGGGCCGTCGTGGCATCGCGCACTACAACTTCCGTGAGCGGAAGCTGGCCGGCTCGTGGACCGGGTTCACGGACCAGCCTTCGTACGGCGACGCCAAGACGATCGCGGCTCCGCTGATCGAGGCGATCGAGCAGGACACGGCGGAGGGTGGTGTGGACGAGCTCCACATCGTCTACACCGAGTTCGTCTCGATGATGACGCAGACCGCGGTCGAGGCCCGGCTGCTGCCCCTCAGCCTCGACGAGGTGGCGAAGGAGGCGGGCGACTCGGACACGCTTCGTCCGCTGTACGACTTCGAGCCGTCGGCGGAGGACGTCCTCGACGCCCTGCTGCCGCGGTACGTCGAGAGCCGGATCTACAACGCGCTGCTCCAGTCGGCTGCTTCCAAGCACGCCGCCACGCGACGCGCGATGAAGTCGGCGACCGACAACGCGGGAGACTTGATCAACAACCTCTCCCGACTTGCCAACGCGGCCCGCCAGGCCGAAATCACCCAGGAAATCAGCGAGATCGTCGGTGGCACCGCAGCCCTGGCCGACGCGACCGCGGGGAGTGACAAGTAA
- the atpA gene encoding F0F1 ATP synthase subunit alpha: MAELTIRPEEIRDALENFVQSYQPDAASREEVGTVSLAGDGIAKIEGLPSAMANELLKFEDGTLGLALNLEEREIGAIVLGEFSGIEEGQSVQRTGEVLSVGVGEGYLGRVVDPLGNPIDGLGEIATEGRRALELQAPGVMARKSVHEPMETGYKAVDAMTPVGRGQRQLIIGDRQTGKTALCVDTIINQRDNWRSGDVNKQVRCIYVAVGQKGSTIASVRGALEEAGALEYTTIVAAPASDPAGFKYLAPYTGSAIGQHWMYQGKHVLIVFDDLSKQADAYRAVSLLLRRPPGREAYPGDVFYLHSRLLERCAKLSDELGAGSMTGLPIVETKANDVSAFIPTNVISITDGQCFLESDLFNAGQRPALNVGISVSRVGGSAQHKAMKQISGRLRVDLAQFRELEAFAAFGSDLDAASKAQLERGQRMVELLKQAQYQPMPTENQVVSVWAGTTGKMDDVPVVDIRRFEAELLAYLRQSHSGLMTSIREGGKMSDDTLQAVGDAIAEFKKQFETSDGKLLGEDAPAAVNVSK; the protein is encoded by the coding sequence ATGGCGGAGCTCACGATCCGGCCGGAGGAGATCCGGGACGCACTGGAGAACTTTGTCCAGTCGTACCAGCCGGACGCGGCCTCGCGCGAGGAGGTCGGCACGGTCAGCCTGGCCGGTGACGGTATCGCGAAGATCGAGGGTCTTCCCTCGGCCATGGCGAACGAGCTGCTGAAGTTCGAGGACGGGACCCTCGGTCTCGCGCTGAACCTCGAAGAGCGCGAGATCGGTGCGATCGTCCTCGGCGAGTTCAGCGGCATCGAGGAGGGTCAGTCGGTGCAGCGCACCGGCGAGGTCCTCTCCGTCGGTGTCGGTGAGGGTTACCTGGGTCGCGTCGTCGACCCGCTCGGCAACCCGATCGACGGTCTCGGCGAGATCGCGACCGAGGGCCGCCGCGCCCTCGAGCTGCAGGCCCCGGGCGTTATGGCCCGTAAGTCGGTGCACGAGCCGATGGAGACCGGCTACAAGGCCGTCGACGCCATGACGCCGGTCGGCCGTGGTCAGCGTCAGCTGATCATCGGTGACCGTCAGACCGGCAAGACCGCTCTGTGTGTCGACACGATCATCAACCAGCGCGACAACTGGCGCTCGGGCGACGTGAACAAGCAGGTTCGCTGCATCTACGTCGCCGTCGGTCAGAAGGGCTCGACCATCGCCTCCGTGCGTGGCGCCCTGGAAGAGGCCGGCGCGCTCGAGTACACGACGATCGTCGCCGCCCCGGCGTCCGACCCGGCCGGCTTCAAGTACCTGGCGCCGTACACCGGCTCCGCCATCGGTCAGCACTGGATGTACCAGGGCAAGCACGTCCTGATCGTCTTCGACGACCTGTCGAAGCAGGCCGACGCCTACCGCGCCGTGTCGCTGCTGCTGCGCCGCCCGCCGGGCCGTGAGGCCTACCCGGGTGACGTCTTCTACCTGCACTCGCGTCTGCTCGAGCGCTGCGCGAAGCTCTCGGACGAGCTGGGTGCCGGTTCGATGACCGGTCTCCCGATCGTCGAGACCAAGGCGAACGACGTGTCGGCGTTCATCCCGACCAACGTCATCTCCATCACCGACGGCCAGTGCTTCCTGGAGTCCGACCTGTTCAACGCCGGCCAGCGTCCGGCCCTGAACGTCGGTATCTCGGTCTCGCGTGTCGGTGGCTCCGCCCAGCACAAGGCGATGAAGCAGATCTCCGGTCGCCTCCGTGTGGACCTGGCCCAGTTCCGTGAGCTGGAGGCGTTCGCCGCCTTCGGTTCCGACCTGGACGCCGCCTCCAAGGCGCAGCTGGAGCGTGGACAGCGCATGGTCGAGCTGCTCAAGCAGGCTCAGTACCAGCCGATGCCCACCGAGAACCAGGTCGTCTCCGTCTGGGCCGGTACCACCGGCAAGATGGACGACGTCCCGGTCGTCGACATCCGCCGCTTCGAGGCCGAGCTCCTGGCGTACCTGCGCCAGAGCCACTCGGGCCTCATGACCTCCATCCGTGAGGGCGGCAAGATGTCCGACGACACCCTGCAGGCCGTGGGCGACGCCATCGCGGAGTTCAAGAAGCAGTTCGAGACCTCTGACGGCAAGCTGCTGGGCGAGGACGCTCCTGCCGCCGTCAACGTCTCGAAGTGA
- a CDS encoding F0F1 ATP synthase subunit delta, with the protein MNGASREALAAGRESLDALTDNTSVDATKLADELASVTTLLDREVSLRRVLTDPAQSGEAKAELAQRLLTGQVGGETVDLVSGMVRSRWSRSRDLVDAAEELANIADLTAAQKAGALDGVEDELFRFGRIVSSSPELRSALTDKAATATAKGALLRSLLGGKANAATERLVVRLVTQPRGRSLEAGLESLSKLAAARRNRMVAVVTTAVPLSDQQKQRLGAVLAKLYGREMHLNLDVDPSVLGGITVQVGDEVINGSIAERLDEATRRLAG; encoded by the coding sequence ATGAACGGAGCGAGTCGCGAGGCACTGGCCGCCGGACGTGAGTCCCTCGACGCGCTGACCGACAACACGTCGGTCGACGCGACGAAGCTCGCGGACGAGCTGGCCTCCGTCACCACGCTGCTCGACCGCGAGGTGTCGCTGCGTCGGGTCCTGACCGACCCCGCGCAGTCGGGTGAGGCCAAGGCCGAGCTCGCGCAGCGACTCCTGACCGGTCAGGTGGGTGGCGAAACCGTCGACCTGGTGTCCGGCATGGTGCGTTCCCGCTGGTCGCGTTCGCGTGACCTGGTCGACGCGGCCGAGGAGCTGGCGAACATCGCCGACCTCACCGCGGCGCAGAAGGCGGGCGCCCTCGACGGCGTCGAGGACGAGCTGTTCCGCTTCGGCCGGATCGTGTCCTCCAGCCCCGAGCTCCGCTCGGCGCTGACGGACAAGGCCGCCACGGCCACCGCCAAGGGCGCGCTGCTCCGCAGCCTGCTCGGCGGCAAGGCCAACGCCGCCACCGAGCGTCTGGTCGTCCGTCTGGTGACCCAGCCCCGGGGACGTAGCCTGGAAGCGGGACTCGAGTCCCTCTCCAAGCTCGCCGCGGCGCGCCGGAACCGGATGGTCGCCGTCGTCACCACGGCGGTGCCGCTGTCGGACCAGCAGAAGCAGCGCCTCGGAGCCGTACTGGCCAAGCTGTACGGCCGCGAGATGCACCTGAACCTGGACGTGGACCCCTCGGTCCTCGGCGGGATCACGGTGCAGGTCGGCGACGAGGTCATCAACGGCTCGATCGCGGAGCGTCTCGACGAGGCGACCCGCCGCCTGGCCGGCTGA
- a CDS encoding F0F1 ATP synthase subunit B produces MNALLLAQAEEPQPPLIPHLDELVIGLIAFVIVFGFLAKKLLPNINKVLEQRREAIEGGIEKAESAQIEAQSVLEQYKAQLAEARHEAARLRQEATEQGTAIIQEMKAEGQRQREEIIAAGHTQIEADRKAASASLRQDVGKLATDLAGKLVGESLEDTARQSRTIDRFLDELEEKAEAVR; encoded by the coding sequence GTGAACGCGCTGCTTCTTGCGCAGGCGGAGGAGCCCCAGCCTCCTCTGATCCCGCATCTCGACGAGCTCGTCATCGGCCTGATCGCCTTCGTCATCGTCTTCGGTTTCCTCGCCAAGAAGCTCCTCCCGAACATCAACAAGGTTCTGGAGCAGCGCCGCGAGGCCATCGAGGGCGGCATCGAGAAGGCCGAGTCGGCCCAGATCGAGGCTCAGAGCGTGCTGGAGCAGTACAAGGCCCAGCTCGCCGAGGCCCGCCACGAGGCCGCGCGTCTTCGCCAGGAGGCGACGGAGCAGGGCACCGCGATCATCCAGGAGATGAAGGCGGAAGGCCAGCGCCAGCGCGAGGAGATCATCGCGGCCGGCCACACGCAGATCGAGGCCGATCGCAAGGCCGCTTCCGCTTCGCTGCGTCAGGACGTGGGCAAGCTCGCCACCGACCTGGCCGGCAAGCTGGTGGGCGAGTCCCTCGAGGACACCGCCCGCCAGAGCCGGACGATCGACCGCTTCCTCGACGAGCTCGAGGAGAAGGCGGAGGCCGTCCGATGA
- the atpE gene encoding ATP synthase F0 subunit C, whose amino-acid sequence MSAALDMINLAAEGGSAKTNVVGNVASIGYGLAAIGPGVGVGIIFGNGTQALARQPEAAGLIRTNQIMGFAFCEALALIGIVMGFVYQ is encoded by the coding sequence ATGTCCGCTGCTCTCGACATGATCAACCTCGCCGCCGAAGGCGGCAGCGCCAAGACCAACGTCGTTGGCAACGTCGCCTCGATCGGTTACGGCCTGGCCGCGATCGGCCCCGGCGTCGGCGTCGGCATCATCTTCGGTAACGGTACGCAGGCTCTCGCCCGTCAGCCCGAAGCTGCCGGCCTGATCCGCACCAACCAGATCATGGGCTTCGCGTTCTGTGAGGCGCTTGCCCTCATCGGCATCGTCATGGGCTTCGTCTACCAGTAA